The following DNA comes from Lolium perenne isolate Kyuss_39 unplaced genomic scaffold, Kyuss_2.0 unplaced77, whole genome shotgun sequence.
CAAGGATTAATTATGAATCTTGATTCTTCAAAGAATGTTTTCCTTCTTTTATACCAGATTATCTACTATATCTATATTTCTATTTATTAGATATTATGCTAACTAATGAAATTCTTTAACTTTAAAGGGCAAAATTGGATTGGAAGAAAACTTTTAACTAAAAAAGGATAGATTTCGCATATACTTGTCCTTGTATTGTGTCAGTATGAGAATATCCTTCCTAAATTCTTTATCCAAACCTATTGATCATTAACTTAGATTTTCCCAAGATTTTGGCCACTATTCCGAATTATTCTACTATTCCGAAGCCAATGAAAATAAGTAGGACCTCCAAAAATGGTGGGTTTTCTATTGATGCCGTGAATAACATATAGCTTACCTATAGACAAAGAACAAAAACGATAAAAAAGGAATTATGTTTCGGAACCAAGCAAAACCGGATTGCTGTGCCATAGGAAGGATAGCTATACTAATTTGGTATAATCAAAATACACCTTTGGTACAAAATTGACAATCTCACAAGGATGAAATATCAGTAATTTTGTATTTACTGGTTGATCCCATCTTTTACAGAATCAATTCCTTTTTTGAATGTACAAAAATTTTGGGAGCTCAGCATGTCTGGAAGCACGGGAGAACGTTCTTTTGCTGATATTATTACCAGTATTCGATACTGGGTTATTCATAGCATTACTATACCTTCCCTATTTATTGCGGGTTGGTTATTTGTCAGTACGGGTTTAGCTTATGACGTGTTTGGAAGTCCTCGGCCAAACGAGTATTTCACGGAAAGACGACAAGGAATTCCGTTAATAACCGACCGTTTTGATTCTTTAGAACAACTCGATGAATTTAGTAGATCCTTTTAGGAGGCCCTCAATGACCATAGATCGAACCTATCCTATTTTTACAGTGCGATGGCTGGCTATTCACGGACTAGCTATACCTACTGTTTTTTTCTTGGGATCAATATCAGCAATGCAGTTCATCCAACGATAAACAAAATTCCAACTATAGAACTATGACACAATCAAACCCGAATGAACAAAATGTTGAATTGAATCGTACCAGTCTATACTGGGGTTTATTACTCATTTTTGTACTTGCTGTTTTATTTTCCAATTACTTCTTCAATTGATAGAAAGAAAGATAGTTCCAATTACTTCTTCAATTGATAGAAAGAAAGATAGTAATAAGAATTCTCTTATCCCATTTGGAAGGATACCCGTCCTTATAACTATCCATGACTGTTTTTGTCTCTAGCATGACCACTTGATAAAATGTGGAGGAAAGTAGGGGAAATGGCCGATACTACTGGAAGAATTCCTCTTTGGCTTATAGGTACTGTAACTGGTATTCCTGTGATTGGTTTAGTAGGTGTTTTCTTTTACGGTTCATATTCTGGATTGGGTTCATCTCTATAGTAATCGGAGGGACCAGATTGTAAACATGAAAAAGTAGGAGCTTAGCGGGTCCTTACCCACTTTATCTGATTAGCGCGGAAAGGACCCGCGGAATTCTTACTCTTATAACGCGACTTTAATCTTTAATATATAATCTATTCGATTCACTCTTAGAAGGAGGTATCCTGAAAATCTTTGATTTAGTTTCGAGTAATAAACTAATAAAACCTTAATCAAAACTACTCAACTAGCCTAACCTAAAAATAAAAACCACCCTTCAATGGAAGAGTTtatgtttttttttgcaaaatttttgtAAGTTTGAAATTGAACTTAATTGAACAAGTCAAGCAATTCTATTTGCTCACAATCACAATAAATTTGTCCACTACCTCGCCTGAACCTAAGCAAAAGAAAAAGAGATCTAAGAGACAGACCCGAATAAAGAAAAACATAGTAATCTTTGACGAATTAGGAAGCAAAAATATTCTTATTTTGATACAAGAAGAATCGGCACAAGAAAAAGCAAAAAAGCCTTTTTCTTGTGCCGAATAGAGGATTAAGAAGACCTGCAATTCCTCCGAAAAGGAAGAAATCCTTTTATTGTTCTCGCCTTTGCCTTGGATTCGATTCTCTTCTTTTGCATAAGATAGAAATGAGGAATTCCAGACATCTCGTAAGCAAAAAAGATCTCGTAAACAAAAAAAAGTTTAACCAAAAAAAGGATTTCCAATCTAAAATAGATCATAGATAATTCTAGCAATTGCCAATAAATTGAGGCTTTTTACCAACTTGATGGTAAGAAATCCCGGAACCTAGAAATTCATTTCGTACAACTGAACCTTTTCAAACTGTTTCTTTTTGAGAACCAAAAAAACTTGTGCCAAAATAACGGATGCGAAGAAGAACAAAAGGCCTTGGACGCGTAATGGATCCTGAAGCACTATTTCTGCATCCCCCTGACCAAAACCTCCCACATTAGGATTGCTTGTTAATGGTTGATCAAGCTTGATGGATTCCCCCTCTGAAACAAGAAGTTCTGGCCCGGGAGGTATAGTATCAATCACTTGGCGTCCATCTGATGCATCAACTATGGATATTTCATACCCCCCTTTTTCTTTACGTAGTATTTTTTTTACTATACCTGTTGAGGTAGCATTATAGACCGTATTGTTACTCTTGCTACCATCAGGATAGATCTGTCCTCTTCCTCGGTTTCCCCCTACATATATGGGATATTTTAAGAAATAAGCATCTTTCTTCGTAGCGGGATCAGGGGAAAGAATAGGAAAGACAATTTCACTATATTTCTTACCGGGAACAGGGCCTATCACAAGAATATTTTTTTTATCGGGACGATAACTCTGAAAAGAGAGATTTCCTATCTTTTCTTTCAACTCAGGGGAAATACGGTCGGGTGGCGCTAATTCGAATCCCTCAGGCAAAATAAGAACAGCGCCCACATTCAACCCTCCCTTTTTTCCATTAGCAAGAACTTGTTTCAATTGCATATCATAAGGAATTCGAAGAACTGCTTCAAATACAGTATCGGGAAGCACTGCTTGGGGAACTTCAATATCCACGGGCTTGCTAGCTAAATGGCAATTGGCACATACAATTCGTCCAGTTGCTTCTCGTGGGTTTTCATAACCCTGCTGCGCAAAAATGGGATATGCATTTGAAATGGATGTCTGAGTTATTACGTATATCATGATCGATACAGAAATCGATCGAGTCATCTGTTCCTTTACCCAAGAAAAAGTATTTTTATTTTCCATGTCCAATCGCGGATCCCTGAATTTCTACAATAAATTAGATAGGTAGCTAATATTAGTTCCCTATACACGAGTCTGTTGTCATTCTACTGCAACAGTTGTACTAGAATGATGAATACCTTAAGCaggtagaaatagaaagaattttgctaAAATGGAAAAGGGCTTTCTTTCTAAAGAAAGCTGCTAATTTGATTAATATCAGGAACAGGAAATTGAATGAATttatgcttcactaattgaaTGATAAATGACTACAAGCGAAGGAGATAAACGGTTTAAACAAAAAATACCCAAAATTTCAAACATGTATCTAGAATTACTGGAAAACTACAAACAAAAATAGTGAAAATTAGCTCATTAGGAGCCCATCCAAGATCGTTGTAGACCCAACGAATTACTAGTTCCCAACCGCGGGTGGAGTGAAATCCCACAAAAAAATCAGTaactaaaagaataaaaaaagcTTTTATTGAGTCATTTAAATTATAGAAGAATTCCTGAACCCAAGAATTCAAAATGACAAGTTCCTCTTTACTCAGAAAAAAAAACCACTTAGAATAGCCAAACATATTATATTTGTCGAGAAATGCAAAATGATATGGAGATGATCCTCATTATCCATTTTGACCAATTGTATTATTTCCTTGTGTATCCCTATAGGAGGTTTTTGTGCATGTGTCTTTAGTTTCTCTTTTATCATCTCGTCCAAGAGAGAAAGTTCTTCTAATTCTATGAATCTTTCTAGAATCCTTTTCTCTTGAATATAAGGTAAGAGAGTTTCGGATTGCCGGGTATTCCACCAATTCTTAATCCAAAGTTCCAGACATTTATTAAATGAGAAAGAAACTCCCCAGGGCAAAAGTACGATAAATACAAGATATAGTAAAGAAGGCAATGCtttcttttttttcatttttgatcCGTAAATTGAGTTGTTAATGAACCCGCTTCATTCGCTGACTCTATTTCATTCCCTGACTCCATATGATATGTCTTTTTCTTTGAAGCAAAAACTCTATAGCAAGGTTTTATACCCTGTATCTATTCTTCTCTTCTTTTTTGTATATTAGTGGAATTTCATTGGGTTCTTTCTTAGATCTAGATGGAGTGAAATAGTGAAATAGAATAAAAAAAAGACCTTtcggatgaaaatggaagaatagTATGGAATATATCTCACTTggacaaaataaattaaaataaattaaaaacaaTTTTCTCTTATCCTCATTTGTTTCTTTCTTTAGATAAATACttaaaaatacccttacaataacAAATCCAATTTCGAGGGGACTTCCTCTCTATGTTGAGAAAACTTTTCTTCTTCCAATTATTCTTCATTCAATTCAGTTCAAAAAAAAATGGGTACTCAAAATACTTCAATAGGTACGCGCAAGAAATAGGCCAATTCGGCAGCTTTTTGTTCCATTTCTCGTGGAGTAAAAACTTCTCATCAGTACGAGTCAAGGGAATGACCCCCTGGCCCCGGATTTCCATATAAAGGATACGACGAGGAGAAAGACCCTCTTTAACCTGAATTCTAATTGATTGGATATCCCGCATAAGGAATTGAAGGAAGACGCGACGTTTTATTCCAGGGAATCCCCAACGAAAAATGCACACTATTCCCTCTTTTCTATCGAATCGGTCATAACCACTACCTACATTCCACAAAATAGTACACCACAAGTAGGAGCTAATGAATAGGCCCGCGATTCCGTAGAAAGACATCACGACTCCCTGTGGAAAAAAAAGAATTTGTTGAGATGGAAGTATAGATATAATATTCTTACCAAGATAACTGGAAGCCCCAACCGATAAGAATCCTAGTGAACCTAGAAAAAGAATACAGGCCCAGAAAAAATTACCCCTTTTTCGAGAACCTTTTAGAAGTTCTACCCATACGTGTTCTGATCGCCAATTCATATTAGATATACTAAATTCAGCAGTGGTCGATTGAAATTGAGAGAATAAGCTAAATTTGACTTTCTTTTTTTGATTCTGAAATCGTCTTCAGCAACTAGTACTCCTGTGAAATAATAGGTTAGATACATTGACTTTCTATTCAAAAAATATTTGTTGATTCAATTAAAAGAAAACTCGCTATACCCGGCTCTGCATATTCATGCATTTATGCTCGTAGCCTATATctgcatccattccatagtggttTTTCATTTGTGGGTAGAAAGAGCCACATACCCTACCATATGATATTACTTACACTAAAAATACTAGACAATCTTATTTTTCTGCACATAAAGAAATAAAGAAGCCATTGCAATTGCCGGAAATACTAAGCCTACTAAAGGCACGAAAATAGAAGGTAAGTTTAAATCCGTCATAGAATAGGTGTCTCAATTCAAATTGACTATTTCTATCTATTCAAAAATATCTTAAGATTCTTATGATATAATTAAGTATATCCATTATAAGGAATATTGACTATTGTATTTTTTAGTTTGCAAACAAAATATTTTTTATAGAATACTTTAGTATTCTATAAAAAATATTTTCTAAAAAAACGAAAGGAATAAAATAATAAAATTGCAAAAAAGGAGAACTAATTAAAAAGATTTGATTTTTATTTTCCCACCCTCATGGCCTTTCTATCTTTCTAATCGAATTTTAGGATTCAAAAGAAAACGGCTAGAATTTACTTCTAGTATATATACTCCTATAGAAGCGCATACAATAATGCGTGGTAAAGGCGGAAAAAGACTATATTGAATCAAAATCAAAGGGCAAATTATCTTACCTAATATGGATCCCATACTACCCTATCCTCTTAGACTTTTTAAGTCGATATACCACCCAAAAAGGCTCTAAGCCGGGTGGAGTTAGTTTTTCGACGAAGACCCGTCCCGTGCAGCGAAGTCCTGTTAGTAAGACCCCGCGCAAGAATGGGTGTTATAGAAGAATATTATTCCGAATACTCCTTTGGACGCATATAGTAAGTAGCATTGAGATTCTGcatctttttgattttttttatgaaTAGCAAAAAAATTCATTCTATCGTTGGGTCGGAGGTTTGGTCCGGAAAAATTAGGAACAAAACGTCTACCGcattgaagtttatagcgctggaTTTCCATGAAAGTATAATTCTTCCCATCAGTATCCTTTTGAGCATCTCTACGATGAGTATGCTCAAACTATGTCTTTTTTCATTAATTCTCCATTAGTTTTTTCCAATAAATGAAGACTTTTTTCTGTAAATACTGTTGTGTATTTGATTCCATTATCATATGATAATACTATGATTTTATTTGTATTTCTTTATTGTATTATACCGTTATATATTCTAGATATTATAGAATAGACTAATCTCGATTTGTCAAGTCTCATGATCGTATCATGATCTATTTTTATTCGGCTCAATCTTTCTTTTTAGAAAGATTGAGCCGAGTTTAATTGCAATCAATTAGAAGAATAAAGAAGAATTACTGCATTTCGTAACGTattttttctctttttatttcGTTTATTTTGTATTTAGACCCTCTTTATATTTAGTTTTATCTAGTTATCGATAGTATCTACCGGCTCGAACTCGAATTTGATCGCCTTCCATACTTCACAAGCCGCGGCTAGTTCAGGACTCCATTTGCAAGCTGCTCGGATAATTTCATTACCTTCACGAGCAAGATCACGCCCTTCGTTACGAGCTTGTACACAGGCTTCTAAAGCCACTCGATTAGCTGCTGCACCAGGTGCGTTTCCCAAGGATGTCCTAAAGTTCCTCCACCAAATTGTAATACAGAATCATCCCCAAAGATTTCGGTCAGAGCTGGCATATGCCAAACATGAATACCGCCTGAAGCTACCGGTATAACACCTGGCATAGATGCCCAATCCTGAGTGAAAAAGATACCGCGAGCACGatctttttcaataaaatcatcgcgCAATAAATCAACAAAACCTAAAGTCATTTCGCGTTCCCCTTCTAACTTACCTACTACTGTACCGGAGTGGATATGATCTCCCCCAGACATACGCAATGCTTTAGCTAATACACGGAAATGCATaccatgatttttctgtctatcaaTAACTGCATGCATTGCACGGTGAATGTGAAGAAGTAGGCCATTGTCGCGGCAATAATGAGCCAAACTAGTATTTGCGGTGAATCCCCCAGTTATGTAGTCATGCATTACAATAGGAACCCCTAATTCTCTCGCAAATACAGCTCTCTTAATCATTTCTTCACATGTACCTGCAGTCGCATTCAAGTAATGCCCCTTAATTTCACCGGTTTCGGCCTGTGCTTTATAAAGAGCTTCGGCACAAAAGACAAAACGGTCTCTCCAGCGCATAAATGGTTGTGAGTTTACGTTTTCATCATCTTTGGTAAAATCAAGTCCACCACGTAGACACTCATAACACGCTCTACCATAATTTTTTGCGGATAATCCCAATTTTGGTTTAATAGTACATCCCAATAAAGGACGACCATACTTATTCAACTTATCTCTTTCAACTTGGATACCATGAGGCGGACCTTGGAAAGTTTTTGAATAAGCAACGGGAATTCGTAGATCCTCCAGACGTAGAGCACGTAGGGCTTTGAAACCAAATACGTTACCCACAATAGAAGTAAACATGTTAGTAACGGAACCCTCTTCAAATAGGTCTAATGGATAAGCTACATAACAGATCCATTGGTTGTCTTCCCAGCAACAGGCTCGATATGATAGCATCGTCCTTTGTAACGATCAAGACTGGTAAGTCCATCAGTCCAAACAGTTGTCCATGTACCAGTAGAAGATTCGGCAGCTACTGCAGCCCCTGCTTCTTCCGGCGGAACCCCAGGCTGAGGAGTTACTCGGAATGCTGCCAAGATATCAGTATCCTTGGTTTCATACTCCGGGGTGTAGTAAGTCAATTTATAATCTTTAACACCAGCTTGAAATCCAACACTTGCTTTAGTTTCTGTTTGTGGTGACATAAGTCCCTCCCTACAACTCTTGAATTAAGAATTCTCACAATAACAGGGTCTACTCGATGTGAATTAGGCGTAAATCCAACTTTAGCAAAAATCTCGTAAAACAAAAAGGATATTCAATTAATATAATATCAACTCATTAAAGAAAATTGAGGGCATACTTAAGTTAATGAAGATGTTTCATTCATATATACTGTGTACACTCTGTGTATCTTCTATCCTACAGGAATTCCGTTATAGGAATTCAATAGGAATTGAGTTGTTGTTATGGTAAGTTAACACGGTTCATTATTAAACCGTGGATTTGATTTACCAAATCCTTCATTATTGTATACTCTTTGATAGATATAGCGCAACCCAAATCAATTCCTAATTCTTATTTTACAAGTTATTAATAGGCTCCTTTCttattttgagtgcaaatacctaACTAAATACTAAGAAAATTCTCTGTTGACAGCAATCTATGCTTCACAGTAGTATATATTTTGTATATCGAAGTCCTAGATAGGAAAGTAGAGTAGGCACAGATCTTCCACAAAAGGCAAAATTTATagtataggaaaaaaacattgaTTGAATTTTCCCAACGGACTCATTCCATGAGTAAACGATTGAATGGGATTCGCTTGGGCAACGAAATAAAGTCCTGGCCCCCTTTTCTCTCTTATTGAATTAactaattcattttctctttacttttgtatttttggatatttttttgatttgatttggcaTTATTCaacaagaaaaaagaaaaatttcGACGAATTCTTTTTTTATTATGTGATAATTATGAGAACCAATCCTACTACTTCTCGTCCCGGGGTTTCCACAATTGAAGAAAAAAGTACAGGTCGTATCGATCAAATTATTGGACCCGTGCTAGATGTCACTTTTCCCCGGGCAAGTTACCTTATATTTATAATGCTTTGGTAGTCCAGAGTATAGACACTGCCAATAAGCAAATTAATGTGACTTGTGAGGTACAACAATTATTAGGGAATAATCGAGTTAGAGCTGTAGCTATGAGTGCTACAGACGGGTTGATGAGAGGAATGGAAGTGATTGACACGGGAGCTCCTCTCAGTGTTCCGGTCGGCGGAGCTACTCTCGGACGAATTTTCAACGTTCTTGGGGAGCCTGTTGACAATTTGGGTCCTGTAGATAGTAGTGCGACGTTCCCTATTCATAGATCTGCACCCGCCTTTATCGAGTTAGATACGAAATTATCCATCTTTGAAACAGGTATTAAGGTCGTCGATCTTTTAGCTCCTTATCGACGTGGAGGAAAAATAGGACTATTCGGGGGGGCCGGAGTAGGTAAAACAGTACTCATCATGGAATTAATCAATAACATTGCTAAAGCTCATGGGGGCGTATCCGTATTTGGTGGAGTCGGGGAACGGACTCGTGAAGGAAATGATCTTTATATGGAAATGAAGGAATCCGGAGTAATTAATGAAAAAAATATTGAGGAATCAAAGGTAGCTCTAGTCTATGGCCAAATGAATGAACCACCGGGAGCTCGTATGAGAGTTGGTTTAACTGCCCTAACTATGGCAGAATATTTCCGAGATGTTAATAAGCAAGACGTGCTTTTATTCATCGATAATATCTTTCGTTTTGTTCAAGCAGGATCGGAGGTATCCGCTTTATTAGGGAGAATGCCTTCTGCAGTGGGTTATCAACCTACTCTTAGTACAGAAATGGGTTCTTTGCAAGAAAGAATTGCTTCTACTAAAAAGGGATCTATAACTTCGATTCAAGCAGTTTATGTACCTGCAGACGATTTGACCGACCCTGCtcctgccacaacatttgcacatTTGGATGCTACTACCGTACTTTCCAGAGGATTAGCCTCCAAGGGTATTTATCCAGCAGTAGATCCTTTAGATTCAACCTCAACTATGTTACAGCCTAGGATTGTTGGCAACGAACATTATGAAACTGCGCAAAGAGTTAAGGAAACTTTACAACGTTACAAAGAACTTCAGGACATTATCGCTATTCTTGGGTTGGATGAATTATCGGAGGAAGATCGTTTAACTGTAGCAAGAGCAAGAAAAATTGAGCGTTTCTTATCACAACCATTCTTTGTGGCAGAAGTTTTTACCGGTTCCGCAGGAAAGTATGTTGGTCTTGCAGAAACTATTATGGGATTTCAACTAATACTTTCG
Coding sequences within:
- the LOC127321854 gene encoding ATP synthase subunit beta, chloroplastic, translating into MFHSYILCTLCVSSILQEFRYRNSIGIELLLWSYRSNYWTRARCHFSPGKLPYIYNALVVQSIDTANKQINVTCEVQQLLGNNRVRAVAMSATDGLMRGMEVIDTGAPLSVPVGGATLGRIFNVLGEPVDNLGPVDSSATFPIHRSAPAFIELDTKLSIFETGIKVVDLLAPYRRGGKIGLFGGAGVGKTVLIMELINNIAKAHGGVSVFGGVGERTREGNDLYMEMKESGVINEKNIEESKVALVYGQMNEPPGARMRVGLTALTMAEYFRDVNKQDVLLFIDNIFRFVQAGSEVSALLGRMPSAVGYQPTLSTEMGSLQERIASTKKGSITSIQAVYVPADDLTDPAPATTFAHLDATTVLSRGLASKGIYPAVDPLDSTSTMLQPRIVGNEHYETAQRVKETLQRYKELQDIIAILGLDELSEEDRLTVARARKIERFLSQPFFVAEVFTGSAGKYVGLAETIMGFQLILSGELDGLPEQAFYLVGNIDEASTKAITLEEENKSKK